The nucleotide window CTTATAGAGCCTGCGATTCAGGAGTCTGTAAAGGCCATTACTGCCAAGTACACCGCCGAGCAGTTGGTTACCAAGAGGGCCGAGGTAAAGGTCGAGATACAGGAGGCCATAAACAATTTCATATCAATTACTCTGGACGAGAAGGGGATTTCTCCCAATGCTCTTAGAATAGCCAACATCGCCATAACGGACTTTGATTTCTCGGATGAGTTCAACAAGGCGATTGAACTCAAGGTAAAGGCAGAGCAGGAAGCGCTTCAGGCCAAAAACGAGAAAATAAGAAGAGTAACTCAGGCTGAAGCCGCCGCGGAGGAGAAAAAGCTCGCCGCAAGCGCCCACGCTTTCGAGATAGAAGTGGCTTCCAAGGCAAGAGCCGATGCGATCGAGAGGGAAGCCAAGGCGCTTCGGAACAACCCGCAGATTATTCAGCTTCGAATAGCGGAGAAGTGGGACGGCACCCTTCCCAGATTCTCGGGTGGCGACGCGGTTCCCCTGCTAAACTTGGATTCTCTTCTGAAGGAAGAGTAATCCGGGGAGACACCATATGTATCCGGTACTCTTAGATCTCGGCGGAGGTCTGGTTATCTATTCGTATTCGGTGTTTCTCGCGCTCGGATACCTGGCTGCCTACTGGGTGGTATCCGCGGAGATAAGCCGCAGGAGAATGGACCCGGAACTTCCTTCCGCCCTTCTGCTTGCGTGCTTTATCGCAGGACTTGCGGGAGCCAAGATCCTTTTTCTTTACCAGAATGCTACTTTGACCGAATTTCTCGCTGACCCTGTGCGCTACTTCGTATCAGGATATGCGTCGGTAGGGGGCCTGGTCGGGATATTCTGCGCCGTGTGGATTGTCTCAAGGCTTAAAAAGACAGACTTCCAGCGGCTTCTCGATATAGTATGTCCCGCACTCATCCTTGGTCACGGAGTCGGAAGGATAGGATGTTTTCTAAACGGCTGCGATTACGGAACCGTGTGCTCTCTGCCTTGGGCGGTTTCTTTTTCCGAGAGGGTCGTCAGTGTCCATCCTACGCAGATCTACGATACCTTGTTCATGGCTCTGCTTTTTGTCTTTCTCTGGAGAATCAGAACCCAAAACCATCCCACGGGTTTTGTCTCGGCAGTGGGGTTCGTGATTCTCGGCACCCAAAGATTTCTGATCGAGTTTATAAGGGAGACTACACCGAGCTTTATAGGGGATCTTTCCCAGGCGCAGCTTGCGGCCTTGCTGTTAGTGGTTGTCTTCGGGACAAGGCTGTTTCAGCTTTCCGGCAGCGTTCTCGGGAAGCAGACACAGAACTAGTTTACTGTTATGCGGAGAATTCTGATAATAGGTATGGGGCAAATTGGAAATTTTCTCTCAAAGGAGCTTTCCAAGAGTCAGGAAGTGGTGGTTATTGAGAAGGACGCCGAGCTCATAGCCAAGGCCAAGGAAACCCAGGATGTCTTGGCAATTGAGGGAAACGGGGACGACCCCGCCGTCCTGAGACAGGCGGAGATAGAAAAGGCCGACATAGTTCTTGCGGTTACCGGAGATGACAGAACGAATATACTCGCCTCGTTTATCGCTCACGCCTCGGGAGTCAAGAAGATCGTTGTCGAGGTAAAAGACGCGAAGTATGCCGAATACGAGGGAGTCATAGAAGATTCGAATATCTCGCTAATAAGCTCAAGCAGCATAATCTCGGAAAAGATAAGCGCGCTTATAAGCGCTCCTTTCGCGGGGAGAGTGGAGTTTTTCGCAAGCGGACAGATAGAGCTTCTCAAACTCCGGGTGGATGAAGGGGTACCCATAATAAACGAGAAGCTGAGAAATTTCGTCAGCAGTCCAAGGAACTGGACTTTCGTCGGGCTGCAGAGGGACCACAGAATAACTATTCCGCGGGGGGATACGGAACTTCGTCCGGGAGATTTTGTATTCGCTCTTGGGGTTCCTTCGGCACTTGAGAAACTTAAAAAGCTTTTTAACCTGAAAATCCAGAAGGTCCATTCCGTCATCATAGTTGGCGCGGGCAGGGTGGGGTGCGAAGTGGCTTCCGCACTTCACGCTAACGGGCTTTCCGTAAGACTAATTGAAAGCGATCATCAAAGGGCCAGGGCTGCGGCCGAGGAGCTTGTCGGAGTGATGGTATTTGAAGGTGACGGAACCGATCTCGAGATACTTAAAGAAGCCGGAGTTGAAAAAAGCGATTACCTGCTTGCGCTTACCGGCTACGATGAAAACAATGTTCTCAGCGCGCTTCTCGCGAAAAATCTCGGCATTGATCGATGCACCGTACTTTATTCGAATCCCGATTACGTGGGAGTGCTCGAAGCGATCGGTATCGACACGGCCATAAGCGTAAACATGGCCGTGGCGAATGGTATCCTGAACTCGCTTCATCTTGGCGGAGAGGCTAACATATCGCTTCTTTACGAGGGAGCGGGAGAGATTCTCGAGTTTGACGTAACCGAACATACTAAAATCCTCGGGGTACCTCTTTCTGAGTGCAAAATACCGCACGGTTCGGTCATAGGCGTCTGCATAAGGGACGGGAAACCGATATTCCCCGGCGGGGATTTCGCCGCGCAGATCGGGGATCGTCTGGTGGTGTTTTCCCTGCCGAGTGCCGTGCAAAAGGTTGAAGAGATACTGGTTTCGTGAACGTTAGGTTCTGTTTTCAGATCACGGGAAAGTTCGTGATGTATCTCGGGCTGCTGATGCTCGTGCCGGCTGTCTGCACGCTTTTTTACCCGGAGGACGATCTCTCTGCCTTCCTGATCTCAGCGCTTATAACATCACTTGCGGGTCTTGCGCTTATGGTTGTTTGCCGCACTCCCGAGACTCCGACTGAGATACGAAGAAGAGAAGGTTTTCTGATTGCGGCGCTTTGCTGGGTTTTTGCAAGTATTTTCGGCGCCATTCCTTATTATCTTTACGGGGTGTTTGCCAGCCCGGTCGACGCGCTTTTCGAATCGACCGCGGGTTTTACCACCACAGGAGCCACCGCGCTTGTGTCCATTGAGTGGCTTCCCAAGGGAATTCTTTTCTGGAGGAACTTTACTCAGTGGCTTGGCGGCATGGGAATAATAGTTCTGGGAATCGCGATTTTCCCCAGACTTTTTGTCGGCGGGGCGCAGCTAATGGGGATTGAGACCACGGGACCGACGACTGAGAAGTTCTCTCCCAAAATAGCCGAGACGGCCAAGAAGCTTTGGATTGTATACATTGCCCTTACTGCATTGTTGACGATGCTTCTCATTTTCGGCGGAATGAGTTTTTTCGAAGCTCTGACGCATTCTTTCAGCACCCTCTCGACCGGGGGTTTTTCCTGCAAGGATGCAAGCATAGGGGCTTATGACAGCGGCTACATACAAGGGCTGATTACGCTTTTCATGTTCCTAGGCGGAACTAGCTTCGTACTTCATTTCTACTTTTTTACCGGGAGACCGGGGAAGCTTCTGAGGAACTCCGAGTTTCGGTTCTATCTCTTCTTTGTCATTGTCGCGACGATGTTTATTGCTCTAGAGCTCATCCAGACCGGTGTTTACGGAACCTTCTCCGAGTCCCTGCGCTACGCTTCTTTTCAGGTGGTTTCAATTATCACCACAACCGGATTTACCACCACGGATTTTGACGCATGGCCGGCTTTCGTGAAATGGGTGATTTTCATGCTGATGTTCTTCGGCGCGTGCGCGGGGTCGACTTCCGGGTCGGTAAAGGGGCTGAGAATCATGGTGCTTTTCAAAAAAGCACATAGAGAGATACGAAGACTTGTTTATCCGAACGTGGTTTCTCCAATAACCATAGAGGGAAAGACAATAAACGAGAAGGCGGTCGCAAGCATAACAAGCTTCTTTATCCTTTACATTCTTCTCTGCGGCTTCATTGCTCTTGTGATTCTTATGCTTGAGGACATATCTTTGGAATCTGCCGTCTCGGCTGCGGCTGCTTCCATAACCAACGTCGGACCTGCTTTTGACGAGGTCGGTCCGGCAAATCATTATGCCCACCTTGGGTCGCCTACGAAAATCATTCTATCGCTGGCAATGATCATAGGAAGGCTTGAGCTCTACACGGTTCTGGTACTTCTTATGCCGTCTTTCTGGAAGAGGTAGAGAAAGTTGCATCCAGCTTAACGGAATAGTTTCTCGGCTAGTAACCATACAAAGACAATGCTTTTATTAATTAGGAAGAAATTTTTTCATTCAGCTCTAAATTAGGTCAAGAAAGAATAGATAAGTTCCTTTTGAAAATTGGCAAAACTGAATGTAATCTAGTAAGCATTAGATGCTAATATAGCATTCTTTCCTTCCCCGCCTCCGGCGGGTATTTGTTTTTTACGGTATCGGTTTTCGGAAAACATGAAGATTATTGTTGATCCCAAGCAGCCTCTGGATTTCGAGACCTCGGCGGGCATTGGAAATTTTGACGGCATTCATCTCGGACACAAAGAGATAATAGAGGCTGCAAAACTCCGCTCGCGGGAAAATTCAACACGTTCCTGCGTAATTACATTCAATCCCCATCCGCAGAAAGTTCTCGGCAGAAAGGAGCTTTCTCTCATCTTCCCGTT belongs to Candidatus Dadabacteria bacterium and includes:
- a CDS encoding prolipoprotein diacylglyceryl transferase, with translation MYPVLLDLGGGLVIYSYSVFLALGYLAAYWVVSAEISRRRMDPELPSALLLACFIAGLAGAKILFLYQNATLTEFLADPVRYFVSGYASVGGLVGIFCAVWIVSRLKKTDFQRLLDIVCPALILGHGVGRIGCFLNGCDYGTVCSLPWAVSFSERVVSVHPTQIYDTLFMALLFVFLWRIRTQNHPTGFVSAVGFVILGTQRFLIEFIRETTPSFIGDLSQAQLAALLLVVVFGTRLFQLSGSVLGKQTQN
- a CDS encoding prohibitin family protein yields the protein MRVRRQLPKLNIFYPIIFILLFFLVTGVFVIVESGHVGVVRTLGAVQPKALPEGFHMKKPFMDKVEQIDIRLTAASAKAVSASKDLQTVQTQVTLQYSITGELAPVIFQKIGKRNTVSLTLIEPAIQESVKAITAKYTAEQLVTKRAEVKVEIQEAINNFISITLDEKGISPNALRIANIAITDFDFSDEFNKAIELKVKAEQEALQAKNEKIRRVTQAEAAAEEKKLAASAHAFEIEVASKARADAIEREAKALRNNPQIIQLRIAEKWDGTLPRFSGGDAVPLLNLDSLLKEE
- the trkA gene encoding Trk system potassium transporter TrkA — translated: MRRILIIGMGQIGNFLSKELSKSQEVVVIEKDAELIAKAKETQDVLAIEGNGDDPAVLRQAEIEKADIVLAVTGDDRTNILASFIAHASGVKKIVVEVKDAKYAEYEGVIEDSNISLISSSSIISEKISALISAPFAGRVEFFASGQIELLKLRVDEGVPIINEKLRNFVSSPRNWTFVGLQRDHRITIPRGDTELRPGDFVFALGVPSALEKLKKLFNLKIQKVHSVIIVGAGRVGCEVASALHANGLSVRLIESDHQRARAAAEELVGVMVFEGDGTDLEILKEAGVEKSDYLLALTGYDENNVLSALLAKNLGIDRCTVLYSNPDYVGVLEAIGIDTAISVNMAVANGILNSLHLGGEANISLLYEGAGEILEFDVTEHTKILGVPLSECKIPHGSVIGVCIRDGKPIFPGGDFAAQIGDRLVVFSLPSAVQKVEEILVS
- a CDS encoding TrkH family potassium uptake protein is translated as MNVRFCFQITGKFVMYLGLLMLVPAVCTLFYPEDDLSAFLISALITSLAGLALMVVCRTPETPTEIRRREGFLIAALCWVFASIFGAIPYYLYGVFASPVDALFESTAGFTTTGATALVSIEWLPKGILFWRNFTQWLGGMGIIVLGIAIFPRLFVGGAQLMGIETTGPTTEKFSPKIAETAKKLWIVYIALTALLTMLLIFGGMSFFEALTHSFSTLSTGGFSCKDASIGAYDSGYIQGLITLFMFLGGTSFVLHFYFFTGRPGKLLRNSEFRFYLFFVIVATMFIALELIQTGVYGTFSESLRYASFQVVSIITTTGFTTTDFDAWPAFVKWVIFMLMFFGACAGSTSGSVKGLRIMVLFKKAHREIRRLVYPNVVSPITIEGKTINEKAVASITSFFILYILLCGFIALVILMLEDISLESAVSAAAASITNVGPAFDEVGPANHYAHLGSPTKIILSLAMIIGRLELYTVLVLLMPSFWKR